From a region of the Plodia interpunctella isolate USDA-ARS_2022_Savannah chromosome 13, ilPloInte3.2, whole genome shotgun sequence genome:
- the LOC128674848 gene encoding putative inorganic phosphate cotransporter isoform X2 — MADFSENGKSSESNVISTHVDEKFKGWGVRHSQCLVLMAALTIAYSLRACMGVALVGMIENPVLDIKNSTETNISAIANETEDSFNVKGSDYEAHGFFNALMLIPPYPQFDWSKKTQDFIISSFFIGYMLLQVPAGQLAHRFGARRLVAGAMFINCAASVLFPTVSFYGGWIAAASFRLTQGLAQACIMPACHTFLGKWTPLEERGRLSGVIYGAQALGPVLGLPLTGFIAASPLGWPGIFRFYGILAGFSGAIIWFFCADSPAQNKKISLAERNYIEEALKQNDACKRLKVPWSRLLRHRGLYAIIIAHIGNTWGQLTLYSEVPAFMDKVMGVNIKANGLLTALPFLVMFINNFFFGWLFDMLIVKKYLSVTWSRKLANSIGNFGSTFGLIVLAFYGQNIYMVETIMIIICGLNIASHYGFLVNHIDISPNFAGTMMSLSNFCSNGVGVLAPNVAGLILTDVTSIYLWRKVFLVTSGLFFITNVMYLLLGTSELADWNEPDLPKADEEADAMIKKNGNK; from the exons ATGGCTGATTTTAGTGAAAATGGAAAATCAAGTGAAAGTAATGTTATAAGCACTCATGTTGATGAGAAATTTAAAG GATGGGGAGTTCGTCACTCTCAATGTTTGGTGCTGATGGCAGCTCTCACAATCGCCTACAGTTTAAGAGCTTGTATGGGAGTGGCATTAGTTGGTATGATAGAAAACCCTGTCTTAGACATAAAAAATAGCACTGAAACTAACATCAGTGCGATAGCAAATGAGACTGAAGATAGTTTTAATGTGAAGGGATCTGATTACGAAGCTCATGGATTTTTTAATGCTTTGATGCTTATTCCTCCA TATCCTCAATTCGACTGGAGTAAAAAGACCCAAGACTTCATTATCTCTTCTTTCTTCATCGGCTACATGCTGCTCCAAGTCCCGGCAGGCCAACTGGCTCATCGTTTTGGAGCCAGGAGGCTGGTAGCTGGCGCCATGTTCATCAATTGTGCCGCTTCGGTGTTGTTTCCTACAGTTTCTTTCTAC GGTGGTTGGATAGCAGCTGCTTCGTTCAGATTGACTCAAGGTCTGGCGCAAGCGTGTATCATGCCCGCTTGCCATACTTTCTTAGGAAAGTGGACGCCACTGGAAGAACGGGGAAGACTCAGTGGCGTGATATATGGAG ctCAAGCGTTAGGCCCTGTCCTCGGCCTGCCATTGACCGGGTTCATAGCGGCATCTCCCTTAGGCTGGCCTGGGATCTTCCGTTTCTACGGAATTCTAGCTGGATTTTCTGGTGCCATCATTTGGTTTTTCTGCGCAGACAGTCCAGcgcagaataaaaaaatttctcTTGCGGAAAGAAATTACATTGAAGAGGCCTTGAAGCAAAATGATGCCTGC AAACGTCTAAAAGTTCCCTGGAGTCGTCTACTTCGCCACCGCGGGTTGTATGCCATCATCATTGCCCATATCGGGAACACATGGGGTCAACTGACCCTATACTCGGAGGTCCCTGCATTTATGGATAAAGTCATGGGCGTCAACATTAAAGCG aaCGGCTTGCTGACCGCTTTACCATTCTTGGTCATGTTCATCAACAACTTCTTCTTCGGCTGGTTATTCGATATGCTCATCGTGAAGAAATACCTCAGTGTTACGTGGTCGAGGAAACTTGCTAACTCTATTG GTAATTTTGGATCAACATTCGGACTAATTGTGTTGGCATTTTATGGTCAGAATATCTACATGGTGGAGACTATCATGATAATCATTTGCGGCTTAAATATTGCTTCTCATTATGGTTTTCTG GTGAACCACATAGACATTTCGCCCAACTTCGCCGGGACTATGATGAGCCTGAGTAACTTCTGCTCCAACGGCGTCGGCGTGCTGGCCCCGAACGTGGCTGGACTGATCCTTACTGATGTT ACAAGCATATACTTATGGAGGAAGGTATTCCTCGTCACCAGTGGTTTATTCTTCATAACAAACGTCATGTACCTACTGCTCGGTACGTCAGAACTCGCTGATTGGAACGAACCTGATCTTCCGAAGGCTGACGAAGAAGCAGATGCCATGATCAAGAAAAATGggaataagtaa
- the LOC128674849 gene encoding putative inorganic phosphate cotransporter, whose amino-acid sequence MDVEFLKYRFEEKYENVTPHKFKIGVRHLQILYMIVISIVVGLHRGSVGATMLALTDESRLNDTYIKIHTWDRSTQGIFLFAFFFGYAAMIVPAELWLRRIGGRYIQTAVLAVSGGLCAAMPTIINRGDYSAVFSAQLFMGMAQSGLSPANRCLLEKWLPPDERNKFSWLVYGGVLFGIIIGLPVAGRVSEEELGWELIYYSLAMISLSMAVITFALTASSPDEHPALGESEKEFLESVVTSSNKKNTVSWREIFKSPQFWGIAFAHVFSNTAFIFYLTDVPLFLRIFRLTLRESACWAAVPFAILWVTYMIMKPVVQLLVACFVPNTYEDMSFSRQLVNPRKIVNFISAAVFLFLPTLSALVPDSLVSAFVLLLVISAALGLQYLGFLENMSDATDKYRDDVVMLCTTFASVVGSFYPLISGFILRSDVSGVHNWKNLFLFLTTLCVVCNLIFFKFATSYKMEIKSKVQTRPNNSVYSPIEMEILSEKDKNGRL is encoded by the exons ATGGATGTCGAGTTCCTGAAATATCGCTTTGAGGAGAAATACGAAAATGTCACTCCGCACA AATTCAAAATCGGCGTGCGCCATCTACAAATCCTGTACATGATTGTGATATCGATAGTGGTGGGTCTGCACCGGGGCAGCGTGGGCGCGACCATGCTGGCCCTCACTGACGAGAGCAGGCTCAACGATACTTATATAAAG ATCCACACCTGGGACAGGTCCACGCAAGGCATATTTCTGTTCGCGTTCTTCTTCGGCTATGCCGCGATGATCGTCCCGGCTGAGTTGTGGCTGCGCAGGATCGGTGGCCGGTACATCCAGACCGCCGTCCTCGCCGTCAGCGGCGGACTGTGCGCGGCTATGCCTACTATTATCAATAGG GGTGATTATTCAGCAGTATTCAGCGCGCAGCTGTTCATGGGTATGGCGCAGAGCGGGCTGTCTCCAGCAAATAGATGTCTACTCGAGAAGTGGCTGCCACCAGATGAGAGGAACAAGTTTAGCTGGTTAGTTTATGGTG GTGTGTTATTCGGCATCATCATCGGCTTGCCCGTGGCGGGCCGCGTCTCTGAAGAGGAGCTAGGCTGGGAGCTCATCTACTACAGCTTGGCTATGATCTCCTTGTCCATGGCCGTGATCACCTTCGCGCTGACCGCCAGCTCGCCCGACGAACACCCGGCCTTGGGAGAATCCGAGAAGGAGTTTTTAGAATCCGTGGTTACTAGTAGCAACAAG AAAAATACAGTCTCGTGGCGAGAAATCTTCAAATCACCTCAATTTTGGGGAATCGCTTTTGCCCATGTCTTCAGTAACACggcatttattttctatttaaccGATGTGCCTCTGTTCTTGAGGATATTTAGACTCACACTAAGAGAG AGCGCATGTTGGGCAGCTGTACCATTTGCCATACTGTGGGTGACGTACATGATCATGAAGCCTGTAGTTCAGCTGCTCGTGGCGTGCTTCGTGCCCAACACCTACGAAGACATGAGCTTCAGCAGGCAGCTGGTCAATCCGAGGAAGATTGTCAACTTTATTA GTGCAGCagtttttctctttttacCAACACTATCTGCCCTCGTACCAGATTCTCTAGTATCAGCTTTTGTGTTACTGTTGGTGATATCAGCAGCTCTCGGACTTCAGTACCTTGGGTTTTTG GAGAACATGTCTGATGCTACAGACAAGTACAGAGACGACGTTGTGATGTTGTGCACCACCTTTGCGAGTGTTGTGGGTTCTTTCTACCCTTTAATTTCTGGATTCATTCTTAGAAGCGATGTC AGCGGTGTTCATAATTGGAAAAATCTATTTCTCTTTCTAACAACACTATGTGTGGTTTGCAAtctcatatttttcaaatttgctACGAGTTACAAAATGGAGATTAAAAGTAAAGTCCAGACACGACCGAATAACTCAg TGTACAGCCCAATAGAAATGGAAATACTCTCAGAGAAGGATAAAAACGGACGATTATAA
- the LOC128674650 gene encoding O-acyltransferase like protein-like, with translation MDFKLLLLTAYVCGASAFRNAFDTDLYESVIDDVQCREQLDYLGNSSLGLRFLDASAKIPSGIVSGNINDLGDYYQCLAIDQTESAMQFQGKYCTVIMPMDQAPIQIPEWPDIPDLNITLPENITWPELPEWPTPDSEFMMNLEKMIQLQKFSRTLAGVGREESVANENAEGRIFPMLISTFGSTLAFCIPKVCSTRQAVDFIQQRLIFLNFTYNEYYCRLPNDKPFAPADYTAFAIFGVIAILLVLSTAYDLSCVFYLETEPNPLYRCFSVYTNTRRFLTFNSPPGALECVDGIRAISMAWVVVGHTYSMTLLGFLHNAPDILLWMRQFSSTWVNAAPITVDTFFLLSGILAVYSTIGKISRSRFIRSIHLFYINRLLRMFPLLAAVILLQASVLNHVSDGPFWQNTAQATENCRKYWWSALLHVQNYVNTLNLCLAQTWYLSVDMQLYYVCPIIMFWMFGSRKLAWVAVAFILLVSLVLSSVISFMNDFSAALVHPGRMGEFQDYIRVYYINTLTRAPPFFVGMVYGYMLHTWRDQKIRIAKINVYLLWILSLLMMSFCIFTIYPVMQLDHDAQTFDNFLNAYMRAIWACALGWLIFACVKGYGGPINWLLSLRMWKLPARLSFAMYLIHLPLIMVANSSWLKTHYFTNGETMYRFMSDFLLTFLAAFVLCIAIDAPFSTLQKFLLGGKKKAPRPQKTESKQVIYDNEDVIKTSL, from the exons ATGGATTTCAAACTTCTGCTTTTGACTGCGTACGTTTGTGGAGCGAGTGCGTTCAGAAATGCATTCGATACGGACTTATATGAGAGTGTCATTGATGATGTTCAGTGCAGGGAACAGCTCGATTATTTGGGAAACAGCTCGCTAGGTCTGcgtt TCCTAGATGCCAGTGCTAAGATCCCTTCAGGAATCGTGTCGGGCAACATCAATGATCTCGGAGACTACTACCAATGTCTGGCCATAGACCAGACAGAATCAGCCATGCAGTTTCAAGGCAAATACTGCACTGTCATCATGCCTATGGACCAAGCACCAATACAAATTCCAGAATGGCCTGACATACCAGATCTGAATATAACCCTCCCGGAGAATATCACATGGCCTGAGTTACCCGAGTGGCCGACGCCTGATAGTGAATTTATGATGAATTTAGAGAAAATGATACAGTTGCAGAAGTTTTCGAGAACGTTAGCAGGAGTTGGACGAGAGGAATCAGTGGCAAATGAAAATGCAGAAGGAag AATATTCCCCATGCTGATCTCGACGTTTGGATCGACCCTAGCGTTCTGTATACCCAAGGTGTGCAGCACGAGACAGGCGGTCGACTTCATACAACAACGACTCATCTTCCTTAACTTCACCTACAATGAATACTATTGTCGTCTCCCTAACGATAAACCGTTTGCGCCCGCTGACTACACTgcttt tgcaATTTTCGGCGTCATCGCAATCTTGCTGGTCTTAAGTACTGCATATGATCTCTCCTGCGTCTTTTATTTGGAGACAG AGCCGAATCCCCTATACCGCTGCTTCTCCGTCTACACAAACACGCGTAGATTCCTCACGTTCAACTCCCCGCCTGGAGCCCTGGAGTGCGTGGACGGCATCAGAGCCATCTCCATGGCCTGGGTCGTCGTCGGCCACACGTACTCTATGACTCTGCTGGGATTCCTTCACAATGCTCCGGATATTCTTTTG tGGATGCGTCAGTTCTCCAGCACCTGGGTGAACGCAGCCCCCATCACCGTCGATACATTCTTCCTGCTCAGCGGCATCTTAGCTGTTTACAGTACTATTGGCAAGATCAGTCGAA GTCGTTTTATCAGAAGCATCCACTTGTTCTACATCAACCGCCTCCTGAGGATGTTCCCGCTCCTGGCCGCTGTAATCTTGCTCCAGGCCTCGGTCCTTAATCACGTGTCAGATGGTCCTTTCTGGCAGAACACAGCTCAGGCCACTGAGAACTGTAGGAAGTATTGGTGGTCTGCACTGCTGCATGTCCAGAATTATGTCAATACTCTTAATCTG TGCTTAGCTCAGACCTGGTACCTCTCAGTGGACATGCAACTGTACTACGTGTGCCCGATCATCATGTTCTGGATGTTCGGCTCCAGGAAGCTGGCATGGGTAGCCGTGGCTTTCATCTTACTGGTTTCTCTTGTATTGTCTTCAGTCATCAGTTTTATGAATGACTTCTCAGCAGCTCTCGTACATCCGGG acgAATGGGAGAATTCCAAGACTATATTCGAGTCTACTACATCAACACTTTAACGAGAGCTCCTCCTTTCTTCGTGGGCATGGTGTATGGGTATATGCTGCACACGTGGCGGGACCAGAAGATTCGAATTGCGAAG ATAAACGTCTACCTCCTCTGGATTCTCTCTCTTTTGATGATGTCGTTCTGCATCTTCACCATCTACCCGGTGATGCAGTTAGACCACGACGCCCAGACCTTCGACAACTTCCTCAACGCGTACATGAGGGCCATTTGGGCTTGTGCTCTGGGTTGGCTTATCTTTGCCTGTGTCAAAGGCTATGGAG GTCCAATAAATTGGTTGCTGTCTCTGAGAATGTGGAAGTTGCCTGCGCGCCTGTCGTTTGCGATGTATCTCATCCATCTGCCGCTGATCATGGTCGCCAACAGCAGCTGGTTGAAGACCCATTACTTCACCAACGGCGAAACT ATGTACCGGTTCATGTCAGACTTTTTGCTGACATTTTTGGCTGCGTTCGTGTTGTGCATTGCCATAGACGCGCCCTTCTCAACCcttcaaaaattcttactaggag gTAAAAAGAAAGCACCTCGCCCTCAGAAAACTGAATCTAAGCAGGTCATATACGACAATGAAGATGTTATCAAAACTTCTCTCTAA
- the LOC128674848 gene encoding putative inorganic phosphate cotransporter isoform X1: MADFSENGKSSESNVISTHVDEKFKVSGWGVRHSQCLVLMAALTIAYSLRACMGVALVGMIENPVLDIKNSTETNISAIANETEDSFNVKGSDYEAHGFFNALMLIPPYPQFDWSKKTQDFIISSFFIGYMLLQVPAGQLAHRFGARRLVAGAMFINCAASVLFPTVSFYGGWIAAASFRLTQGLAQACIMPACHTFLGKWTPLEERGRLSGVIYGAQALGPVLGLPLTGFIAASPLGWPGIFRFYGILAGFSGAIIWFFCADSPAQNKKISLAERNYIEEALKQNDACKRLKVPWSRLLRHRGLYAIIIAHIGNTWGQLTLYSEVPAFMDKVMGVNIKANGLLTALPFLVMFINNFFFGWLFDMLIVKKYLSVTWSRKLANSIGNFGSTFGLIVLAFYGQNIYMVETIMIIICGLNIASHYGFLVNHIDISPNFAGTMMSLSNFCSNGVGVLAPNVAGLILTDVTSIYLWRKVFLVTSGLFFITNVMYLLLGTSELADWNEPDLPKADEEADAMIKKNGNK; this comes from the exons ATGGCTGATTTTAGTGAAAATGGAAAATCAAGTGAAAGTAATGTTATAAGCACTCATGTTGATGAGAAATTTAAAG TTTCAGGATGGGGAGTTCGTCACTCTCAATGTTTGGTGCTGATGGCAGCTCTCACAATCGCCTACAGTTTAAGAGCTTGTATGGGAGTGGCATTAGTTGGTATGATAGAAAACCCTGTCTTAGACATAAAAAATAGCACTGAAACTAACATCAGTGCGATAGCAAATGAGACTGAAGATAGTTTTAATGTGAAGGGATCTGATTACGAAGCTCATGGATTTTTTAATGCTTTGATGCTTATTCCTCCA TATCCTCAATTCGACTGGAGTAAAAAGACCCAAGACTTCATTATCTCTTCTTTCTTCATCGGCTACATGCTGCTCCAAGTCCCGGCAGGCCAACTGGCTCATCGTTTTGGAGCCAGGAGGCTGGTAGCTGGCGCCATGTTCATCAATTGTGCCGCTTCGGTGTTGTTTCCTACAGTTTCTTTCTAC GGTGGTTGGATAGCAGCTGCTTCGTTCAGATTGACTCAAGGTCTGGCGCAAGCGTGTATCATGCCCGCTTGCCATACTTTCTTAGGAAAGTGGACGCCACTGGAAGAACGGGGAAGACTCAGTGGCGTGATATATGGAG ctCAAGCGTTAGGCCCTGTCCTCGGCCTGCCATTGACCGGGTTCATAGCGGCATCTCCCTTAGGCTGGCCTGGGATCTTCCGTTTCTACGGAATTCTAGCTGGATTTTCTGGTGCCATCATTTGGTTTTTCTGCGCAGACAGTCCAGcgcagaataaaaaaatttctcTTGCGGAAAGAAATTACATTGAAGAGGCCTTGAAGCAAAATGATGCCTGC AAACGTCTAAAAGTTCCCTGGAGTCGTCTACTTCGCCACCGCGGGTTGTATGCCATCATCATTGCCCATATCGGGAACACATGGGGTCAACTGACCCTATACTCGGAGGTCCCTGCATTTATGGATAAAGTCATGGGCGTCAACATTAAAGCG aaCGGCTTGCTGACCGCTTTACCATTCTTGGTCATGTTCATCAACAACTTCTTCTTCGGCTGGTTATTCGATATGCTCATCGTGAAGAAATACCTCAGTGTTACGTGGTCGAGGAAACTTGCTAACTCTATTG GTAATTTTGGATCAACATTCGGACTAATTGTGTTGGCATTTTATGGTCAGAATATCTACATGGTGGAGACTATCATGATAATCATTTGCGGCTTAAATATTGCTTCTCATTATGGTTTTCTG GTGAACCACATAGACATTTCGCCCAACTTCGCCGGGACTATGATGAGCCTGAGTAACTTCTGCTCCAACGGCGTCGGCGTGCTGGCCCCGAACGTGGCTGGACTGATCCTTACTGATGTT ACAAGCATATACTTATGGAGGAAGGTATTCCTCGTCACCAGTGGTTTATTCTTCATAACAAACGTCATGTACCTACTGCTCGGTACGTCAGAACTCGCTGATTGGAACGAACCTGATCTTCCGAAGGCTGACGAAGAAGCAGATGCCATGATCAAGAAAAATGggaataagtaa
- the LOC128674879 gene encoding uncharacterized protein LOC128674879: MTDGKKEKDFEVEVSERKTYGLGIRHLQMVSMSLTMIALFMARGSMGVAVLAMSDGNRKNDTNVTIYDWDKRTQSVILSSFFWGYVVMQMPAGIIAKKFGGKPIILVSLVANGTICLLIPTLAALGGWPLVCASRVVMGLTQACLYPGSHTLLGQWLPPKEQTSYTGIVYGGVQVGTILTMPISGFLAETALGWKTIFYTMSAVLYTTATFWYFFAASSPKSHRMISQEERLYIESGLNPTSKKNIKIPWKAILKTKSVYAILVPQVGYSMSFVLFFVDLPTYIEKGLQISLKNSAILSALPYLGMLCGGILSSIIAQKMLNLGWHSKIFSRKLFTSVALFGVASGLITLSFMGPENRIAAVATLITTLTLSGAATAGHTVNQLDISPNYAGVLMGFLNFVANIGCVCVPLITGLILGKDSIDVSRWRIVFLLHAGISITSNIIFMIFGSSERQAWDDPDYLDKVKADLEETQPALANKEKEAEEYLITSNIEIHLKLFGENADGVKSHPELKMTNEKQVECLEKYGLEGKTYGIGIRHLQMFSMSLTIVALFMARGSMGVAVLAMSDGNRKNDTNVTIYDWDKRTQSLILSSFFWGYVVMQVPAGIIAKKFGGKPILLFALLANGTICLLIPTLASLGGWPLVCASRVMMGLTQACLFPGSHTLLGQWLPPKEQTSFTGVVYGGVQIGTILTMPISGFLSETALGWKMIFYTLSGVLYVTAAFWYWFAASAPKFHRMISVEERFYIESGLNSGGCKKNVKTPWKAILKTRALWAVLAPHIGFAMGFVLFFVDLPTYLEKGLQISLKNSALLSALPYAGMWCSSIVSSIVAEKMINLGWHSKIFSRKLFTSIAFYGLAGGLITLSFFGPENRNTAIAVLISSLSISGAASAGHMVNQLDISPNYAGLLLAFTNFIANIFTIMVPIITGLILGKDSMDVSRWRIVFLLHAGISITSNTVFMIFGSADRQAWDDPDFIDKIKADPEESKPVLSKGDKEAEPNKVS, from the exons ATGACAGatggaaagaaagaaaaagatttCGAAGTGGAAGTGTCGGaaagaaaaa CGTACGGACTTGGCATCCGCCATTTGCAGATGGTCAGCATGTCACTGACCATGATTGCATTGTTCATGGCGCGGGGCAGCATGGGAGTGGCTGTATTAGCCATGTCTGATGGAAACAGGAAGAACGACACCAATGTTACG ATATATGACTGGGATAAACGAACGCAGAGTGTGATTCTGTCGTCCTTCTTCTGGGGCTATGTCGTGATGCAGATGCCGGCTGGCATTATCGCCAAGAAGTTTGGAGGGAAGCCCATCATTCTGGTGTCTTTGGTAGCTAACGGCACCATCTGTCTCTTGATTCCTACTCTTGCTGCTTTG GGTGGTTGGCCGTTAGTCTGCGCTTCCAGAGTGGTGATGGGTCTGACTCAAGCTTGCCTGTATCCTGGAAGCCACACTTTGCTTGGACAGTGGCTACCGCCCAAAGAGCAGACTTCTTACACCGGCATCGTTTATGGAG gtGTCCAAGTAGGCACAATTCTGACCATGCCTATCTCAGGGTTCCTTGCGGAGACGGCTCTCGGTTGGAAGACCATCTTCTATACCATGTCCGCGGTTCTGTACACCACTGCTACCTTTTGGTACTTCTTCGCTGCCAGCTCACCCAAAAGCCATCGCATGATCAGCCAAGAAGAAAGATTGTACATTGAATCTGGGCTTAACCCTACTTCCAAG aaaaacattaaaattccTTGGAAAGCGATACTGAAAACAAAATCTGTGTATGCGATCTTAGTTCCACAAGTGGGCTACTCCATGAGCTTCGTGTTGTTTTTCGTTGATCTACCGACTTACATTGAAAAGGGACTGCagatttcattgaaaaat aGTGCAATATTGTCAGCATTACCGTACTTGGGCATGTTGTGCGGAGGTATACTTTCATCGATCATTGCTCAGAAAATGCTTAACTTGGGATGGCATTCAAAAATTTTCTCACGGAAACTTTTTACTTCTGTGG CATTATTCGGAGTGGCTAGCGGACTGATCACACTGTCCTTCATGGGACCGGAGAACAGAATAGCAGCGGTTGCCACCTTGATCACGACACTCACATTGAGCGGGGCCGCTACAGCTGGCCATACT GTGAATCAGCTGGACATATCACCCAACTACGCGGGCGTATTGATGGGTTTCTTGAATTTCGTGGCTAATATTGGCTGTGTGTGCGTACCTCTGATCACTGGACTCATTTTAGGGAAGGATTCT ATAGACGTGAGTCGCTGGAGGATTGTGTTCCTCCTCCATGCTGGAATCAGCATCACGTCAAACATTATCTTCATGATCTTCGGCAGCTCGGAGAGGCAAGCCTGGGACGACCCTGACTATTTGGACAAGGTCAAGGCTGATCTAG AAGAGACACAGCCTGCGCTGGCGAACAAAGAGAAAGAAGCAGAG GAATATTTGATAACATCAAATATAGAGATTCATTTGAAGTTATTTGGAGAGAACGCTGATGGCGTGAAGTCTCATCCTGAATTAAAAATGACTAACGAAAAACAAGTAGaatgtttagaaaaatatggCTTGGAaggaaaaa CATATGGGATCGGGATTCGCCATTTGCAGATGTTCAGTATGTCACTGACCATAGTTGCATTGTTCATGGCGCGGGGCAGCATGGGAGTGGCTGTATTAGCCATGTCTGATGGAAACAGGAAGAACGACACCAATGTTACG ATATATGACTGGGATAAAAGAACGCAGAGTTTGATTCTGTCCTCATTCTTCTGGGGCTATGTCGTGATGCAAGTTCCTGCTGGCATCATAGCCAAGAAATTTGGAGGGAagcctatattattatttgcattgCTGGCCAACGGCACTATCTGTCTTCTCATTCCTACACTAGCCTCTTTG GGTGGCTGGCCACTTGTGTGTGCTTCGAGAGTGATGATGGGACTCACTCAAGCATGCTTGTTTCCTGGCAGTCACACTCTGCTTGGTCAATGGCTACCACCAAAGGAACAAACTTCATTCACTGGCGTTGTATATGGAG GAGTGCAAATTGGCACGATCCTGACGATGCCAATATCAGGGTTCCTCTCCGAAACAGCACTTGGCTGGAAGATGATCTTCTACACATTGTCTGGTGTCCTCTACGTGACCGCAGCCTTCTGGTACTGGTTTGCTGCTAGTGCTCCTAAGTTCCATCGTATGATCAGTGTAGAGGAGCGTTTTTACATTGAGTCTGGATTGAATTCTGGAGGATGTAAG aaaaacgTTAAGACACCATGGAAGGCGATTTTAAAGACAAGAGCATTATGGGCAGTCTTAGCACCACATATTGGCTTCGCCATGGGATTTGTCCTTTTTTTCGTAGATCTACCAACATATTTAGAAAAAGGCCTGCAGATATCATTAAAAAAC AGTGCCTTATTGTCGGCGTTGCCGTATGCTGGAATGTGGTGCAGTAGTATCGTATCGTCAATCGTCGCTGAGAAAATGATCAACTTGGGGTGGCATTCCAAGATATTCTCTCGAAAACTCTTCACTTCAAtag ctTTTTACGGACTCGCTGGCGGATTAATCACCCTTTCGTTTTTCGGACCTGAAAACCGAAACACAGCTATAGCAGTGTTAATATCATCTCTTTCTATAAGCGGTGCAGCATCGGCAGGGCACATG GTAAACCAACTGGACATTTCCCCAAACTACGCTGGCTTACTATTGGCTTTTACGAATTTCATCGCAAACATCTTTACTATAATGGTGCCTATTATCACTGGACTTATTTTGGGAAAAGAttct aTGGACGTGAGCCGCTGGCGAATTGTATTCCTTCTTCACGCAGGAATCAGTATCACGTCGAATACAGTTTTCATGATCTTCGGCAGCGCTGACAGACAAGCCTGGGATGATCCTGACTTTATTGACAAGATTAAGGCTGACCCCG AGGAATCAAAGCCGGTGCTGTCGAAGGGAGATAAAGAGGCAGAGCCAAACAAAGTAAGCTGA